The Canis aureus isolate CA01 chromosome 15, VMU_Caureus_v.1.0, whole genome shotgun sequence genome includes the window GTGTTTAATCCAAAAGATTTTCCTACATTCCCTGAGATGAACTAGTCTGAACTATCAAATTAGACCTTTCAAGGTTTTCCTTGCATCTTTAAGAAAGTTTATaatagggcagctccggtggctcagcagtttagtgccgccttcagtccagggcctgatcctggagacctgggatcaagtcccacgtcgggctccctgcatggagcctgcttctccctctgcctgtgtctctgcccctctgtctgtctctcatgaataaataaaatcttaaaaaaaaaaaaaaaagcgcagcCCCCAACACACCAAAGTTCTAGATTCTCTCATCCTACcttaaatagattaattaattaattaattaaaaaatctcaCTCTCAGTCTTCATCTCTGGGATGATCTAGTTCTGCAAGGAGAAAAAGCAGCACTGGGgtgtaagaggcagagacacagacagaggagaagcaggctccatacagggagcccgacgcagggctcgatcccgggaccccaggatcatgccctgggctgaaggcaggcgccaaaccgctgagccacccagggatccctcaagggtGCTATTCCTGACAAGAGCCTCCGCGGCAGCCAGAGCAACGTCCAACCCAACTGGCCTCAGATCATTTCATAAttcgggggtgggaggtggggggtggggagctttGAATCTCTGTCTTGGCCCCTAGCAGACTAACCTAGGAAAACAGGCTTGTcggggagagagagtgaaaaagtGAACCAGGGGACATTTCGGATGCTGGGGTGCGGCACGGAGTCTCGTGTTTATTCTTCGTGCCTGGGACACGGCCGGCTTTGAATCAGAACATTAAATACACAGCACCGCAGCctgggcccggcccggcctctGGCGTGTGGCGCGAGGCCCTCCGCCTCGCCAGCGGGCCCGGCCCTGGTTCCGCGCTCCCGGGAGTGCCGGGCCCCCGCGCAGCCGGCGCAGCTCGGGTCACCCCTGGTGGGGGTTTCTCCGCTCCTGCCTCCCCCGCCGACGCCGTCCCAGGAGGAGGGCGGAGAGGCGCGGCCGGGCTTCCTCGCCGGGACCCCGCGGGCCTCTGCGCTGAGGGCGGAGCGGGAGGGGGGCCCGGCGAAGGCGGGAGAGGGCGAGCCGGAGGGGAGCACCGGGAGGCCGGGAAGGGCGTCACTGCTCGCTCTCCGCTTCAGGAGCGGGCGGCAGAGGTGGCGGGGcggagcggcggcggcgacggGGTTCGCAGCGGTCCTCGCCTCCACTCCTCCGTGGGCCGCGCGGAGGGAGCGCGGGCGCGGccggctgcacccacccgggccggagggcagggcgcggggggggggtgctgcgcGGGGGGGCTCCGCGAgctgggcggccgcgcgtctcccggacactagggctccggctgcacccacccgggccggagggcagggcgcggggggggggggtgctgcgcGGGGGGGCTCCGCGAgctgggcggccgcgcgtctcccggacactagtgctccggctgcacccacccaggccagagggcagggcgcgcgggggggggggctgcgcggggggctccgcgggctgggcggccgcgcgtctcccggacactagggctgcggctgcacccacccgggccggagggcagggcgcggggcgggggggtgctgcGCGGGGGGGCTCCGCGAgctgggcggccgcgcgtctcccggacactagggctccggctgcacccacccgggccggagggcagggcgcggggcgggggggcgctgcgcggggggctccgcgggctgggcggccgcgcgtctcccggacaCTAGGGCTCCGGCTGCCATCGGGCCGCGGCCGGGACGGAGCTCCCTGCGCTCCCCCGGGGGCCTCGGCGGCGCAGCCCCGCAGCTCCACGCACGCGGCGATGCGGGCGCGGaggggccggcgggcgggggcgcgaggCTGCCGCCAGCCGCCCGGAGCCGCTGTCCACTGCTGAAGCGCCGGCCGCCGGCGCCGCGCTGCCCGCCTGGAGCGACTCTGCTAGTACGGGACGCACGGGATGCCCGGGACGCCTCGCTCGCAGCCCGGACCTCCGCAGGCTGGGGTTCTCCTCGCCCGCCGCCGCCTGCTGCACTCGCTCACCCGCTTCGCCCCGGAGAAGGTCTGCCTGCCGGCCGCGCTGCCCCAGCGCCTCCGTCTTCAGTTCTCCGGCCTCCCCGTCGGCCCGCGTGGCGCTGCAGACCCCGGCGGCCAGGCGCTGCGGCTCGGCCTGCGCGGCGGACCGGGCGCGGCGGTGCGGGGCCGCTGCGCTGGGGCTGCGGGACTGCAGGACGTGCTGGCGCTCTCCCGCGGCCCAGTGCTCCCGAAGCGCTTCCTGCGCCTGCGGCACCGGGGCCGCCCGAGCAGCGGCCCCAGCCTTGGccgcgcgcgcccccgccgctCCGGGCGCAGGTGGCCGGCTACGACCGCCGAGGCACCGGGGGCGTCGGGGAGCCCCGCTCGGGGGCTGCCGGACCCGCTCCGCTTTCTCTTCTTCGGAACGCACGGCTTTTGGGATGAGATCCTCTTCACTTTCTTGGGCAGGCAGACGGGCCGACCAGCGGCCACACGTCGCTCTGGTCCTCCTTTCTGTAGGGCAGCTGCAGCTTCGTGGTGGAGAAACTCTACTTCCACCTGCACTGGAGCCGCGGCTGGAGCACCTGGAAGCGGTGCCGGTCTACGTGACCTTCCTCTACGCGTGGGAGCTGTGCCGGGGCCTGGGCCTCCGCTCGTGCGGCGCTTGCTCCTGGGACTATTCTCACTACCCACTGAATTTCATGGGCCTCATCACCCTGATGTATTTACCTGGTTGGATATTCCTTAGTGTGTACCAGGACCTACTTGGTGTTGTGCCGGGTTCAGTACATACCaactatctaaaagaaaaaaaaaagtcattcgaGTCCCGCGAACCAATTCGATTTATTTTTACACGTTTAAAACGGAGTGGTTATTttagccttttaatttttatacggTTTCCTAAGCTCTTCTAATATGTTTTATTCGACTTTTCGGTTTTTCTGACACTTTGGAACCTATGCATAAtacaacattttgaaattttactcgAAACATAACTCAAAGTACTTGTCAATATTTAAAATCCCTTACAAGCCCAAACAGCAAAACCATGATACCTTAACATCAGAAGCTGTAGTATATTCACTTATTTGGGCATGGGTGGGTGATAACTactaggtttttgttgttgttgttgttgttgttgtttaagaatgAAGTTATTCAAATCAGAAATTAATGATCTACAAGATTTGGTGAAATTTtctaattcagtgattttttttactttctttttaatccaatttcattttaattccctgCCCTATTTACCAATCACTGCTGAAACTCAGTGTCTTTTATTCCTAGAATGACAGTTAATAACTCTTAAAGTGCCTCCCTCTAGCGCGCAAGTGGAAAGAAACTGACAAATGTGAAAACACATCCTATGGAtcgatttttaaataaatcttttctagcAACTCAGACAGGTGACACTGTGTTAAGATTTTTGATCTTCATCCTGGAGATGATTGTTTTTCCAATGTGGATTAGCCTTAAACGCCAAGTGTGTTGACATTGATCAGATGCTGTGTTATCTATAGTTGTAAACTTTTGTTGTAAAATGTTCACCTTATATGCCCAAAGGCCAAGCAAAATTTTATCACCCACAATAGCATTCTAACCCTAAGGACTCTTTCTACACGGAGCTTCAAGAACAGAAACAGTTCCTTGGAATAAAATGAACCTGAATGTTCATTATCCTCGCATTAGACCTAATTGCTTACCGTGAATACAGATAGGCGTTTTCAGAGTATTTCTGCCACGGCTCACTTGTAAtcgtctttctttttccttctggacCCACAGAGTTCTTGGGCCAAACCTGATGTGCTAATGTGCAGTATAAATCAATGATAGCTTTTTGGTGACTCATTATTGTCTGGAAGCTCCaaagttaaatgagatgataaaaaCCGCTTTAAGAAATCATGTCTAATCAATAATAATGTACTTTaaggttgtttgttgttttattatatttagaaaagatgTAGAATTGAGTATAGCTCAGCCAAGGATGACTAACACTTTCTCAGTTTTCGTTATGAAAATTATGAGGAAAACTTACAGTTTGTACAAATGAATTGTTTCCGCTTCAAATTATTAGCTTGTCTATGCTATGAAAGGGGACTTCTTTCtggtttcaaaaaatatttgctatggcagtgaaaacaaatatgtatttagatGATTGTTGGGAATaattttgagaatgttattttaattcactATCTGAGGTTGTGagctaaattataaataatgcaatatAATCAACCCCACCAGTGGAATGGATCGTGTCAAACTGATTATTTTAGCTAGTCAAAGCTGAGTAGCAAACCAAATGTTTGCAGAAAGTTAAAGTGTCACTTTATGAAACTTGGTCATAGGTAAAGGATTTCTGAAAACACTGGCCAGAGAAAAGTAGAAGTATAGACACTAAACTTAGTCAGATGCTAAGCTAATATTTGTAATATGAATGTGACCCATTGCACAGGATTCTGAGTTAGGTGTGGCACCACACCACACATTCCTGTGAATGCTTAACCAAATCCTTGACTTCTAGGATACTTGCTAAATGTACATGTTTGCACTTACATCCTTCATATACGGCTCCTCATCCCTGCTTACCTGCTTACCAACGTTCCTAGGTTCAGAAATCTGTCAGGAAGTAGGAAAGCCtgctactttttgtttgtttgtttttgcttttaatgttaatcctattttaaagaaaaaaacaagttttccaTCCATTCAgttcattcaagaaataattaCTGTGCACCCATTATTTGCAAGGCATTTGCCTAAATTCTGCAGATACAGCAATGACCCAACACAAACAAAATCTGTCCTTATGAAGCTCAGGTATTAGTGTTTTGGAAGTTATACTTAACTCGGAAAGCTACTGTTTTAGCACTAGGCAACGAGAGGCAGTTGCTAGGAGGGTCCTCATCAGGCTGGATATTCATCAGAATAAACATCAATCCATCATCTCTAAAACAAAAGTCCATTAACAGCCCCTCTTCTAGTTCTACAAAGACTTCATCCGTATGTATTCCGGAAGTGATTATCCTGTCTATGAACTCAGCACCTTGCTCTAAGACTTCTTGTTATGTGTTTACTCAATTTCTTAATTGACATTTTGCTATAActgaaacttgaaagaaaaaacatggcAAGAATCATCAGATCAATCAATTTTGTTAACTCATTAGCAGTTCAGACATAGAAGTGACAAGCCaatataatagttaatatttaaggAACACCACCTGACAAAAATGAGCCTctattacatacataaaatctgaagtgaatatatgtatatatccacgTATATGTTTTAAATGAGTAACATTTATACATCTTAAGTAGATGTATATAATcttaatatatatccatatacaaagtaatgcatataaaatatgatcTATATCTCTTAAttgtagatatatatacatatgtatacagatACATACAGACACAAACCCACAGATTTTACTTAAACCTCTAGCAACCCTCCTTTTACAACCAAGACAATGAAACTGAAGCCGGAAGAGGTTAAGTCATACAGCTATTGAATATTTAGACTTGAATCCAAGTACTCTGTACTCCAGGGTCTGTTTTTAACAGCAACACTGTCATGCCTCTGTCTACTGACCGCAATGATTTTGGATCTTCTACGGATTTCGCCTTGCAGTTTGTATtgctcttccctttcactatcacaAATGCAAGTGTAGATGTCTAATAACCAGGCACTAGTAACAAAAACACTCTATTCCATGGGAAATAACAACGATTTATTAATACCAGGATACATAACTGAAAATCAGCCTAGTACTAATTCCTCAGGTAATAGTCTTATATTTAAGCAGAGCTCTGAAGTGGAGTTCTTCATTTGAAGTCAGGCAATCTTGATCGAAGAATAATACACCAAGAAGCATGATACCTTATATCACAAGCtaggaaaaatacataattattgcTACATATTTAACATAGCATTTGGAAGGATCATCATTGTGAGAGCTAAATGctccaaaagttaaaattaaattttttgcaCCAACATTTATTGGATTGTGGAGTTGGATTAAATACCTTAAAGTCTAAGGAGTCCTGAAcagaaaacatggaagaaaagtaACAAGTATGATTTTTGCTCCATGTTTAACTTCAACAACactgaaattttcttctaaaggtgctttaaattttaaatcaattctaTCTGGGCACTGTATCTACAGAGAAATATGATCTTTCAAATTTCTCATGTTAACAAGGACATTTTTAGGTTCTGCAAAGACTCCAAAAGGTTGATAATCTATATCAATATTTCAGATATTTCGGTGTACCtaactttgaatattttatcaatatttgacATTTCATGTTTCGACTCAGCAAAACACAACTTAGAAAAGTATGACCTGtcctttgttatttaaaaaatgtttctaattggTTAATCCTATCCTTTTGAAAGACTAATTTTCCCATACTCTTTTGAAATAGACTCCATTGACATAATGGACCTGGTTTTATTTAAGAGGGCTGGAGAAGAATTTAGGTAGactgttttggttctttttccaCTTCCACAATACagttaaaaatcaatatacttGGAAAGGAAGTTATTGTCATGCTACAGACTTGGAGTGATAAATAAATCATTGTATTGTAATATctgaaagcattttaataaaatcattttttgtttatattaaaaggcattaaaaacactttagattttaaattaattttaaatatactatctCCAATATGTTTTCCAACATTGTTTAATGGAACTAAGCTCCTTTACtgaggggaaataaaagaaacactctttccctccctccatcaaacACATGCTTCAGTTTATGCTGAAGAGAAAGATGGCTGTAAAAGATGATGTTGTTGTgttgccaggtttttttttttttctttctattcttagaCTTGGTACCAGAGGAACCAACAAAAGCAGCAATTGTTTGTGCGGACTTCTATTCACTAGAATTTGCctcattctgatttttaacaTTGAGGTATGAAACCATCACAGAGGCAGTGGCTTCTAGACACTAGCAACCCAATTGTAAATTAAACTGGGATGAGTGTAGCGAATTTTTCCCTAGAgactttttctcttaatataaagAGAACATAAATTTAGAGACTTTTCCCCTtaattcttaaattctctttgcagaaatggtctttctttctcttttccccttagagggaaagagaaagaaagaaagggtgggaGTGAGGGACTGGTCTTTGACATACAGAAAGActtgattttcatcttttaatgatTCCATTAGAATCCAAACATCACATGGACCAACTTTCCcatttggaaaaaatgaatttttaccaTTATTAAGGAGAGTCAAGGTTTGAAAGAAAGCTGGTTAAACTGGTTAACATCCAGTTCCATCCCAGGCAGGAATTACTTACATGACATCTCTGACAGATGGTTTCTCAACTCAGCTTGGACTATTCAAGGCAgtattaattatgtttttcatgCAAAGACTGAATGAAGGGAAAGCTATCAACAGCTGAGCTGATAAAACCCACTCTCTGTCAGTGAAGGAAAAGGCTTTTCAAGGCTTTCAGGAGCTAACATATCCTGTGTGTTGCACATTGCTAATGTATTGCTTAATACATTGCTTGTGTATTGCAATGAAACGTTTTATAAGACACTCTTTTCTTGTcattaaaaaatcagtgtttcattcttttatcatgATACGTATGGTCTTACATCTTTCCAAATGATGCCTTCATTCACTGAGTCTAAGCAACAAGGCTTTGAGAACTTTGAGAGTAATTGACATTActtcagagaaagaggaaaaaagaaacattggctGTAGATAGAGGAGTTGAAGGTTAAATGGTAGGGACCCTGCTTGGGTTGCTGGAGTCTCAATGTGGCTGGACCCAGGAAAAGCTTTTGGTTGCTTCTCAGGGCTACCTACAGAATGTCAACTGGGGGACTTTCCTGATAGTTTCTTCTGGCAGGCCTAAACAGCTGCATTAAGAAAGGAATTGAGAGGCCACAGGTGTCACAGAAGCAAGTAGCTAGCCAGGAAGGATGAAAGATGCcaatcagaaaaagagaattatatattAAAGGGAAAGCTAGCTCCACTTTTGATGGGATTCCAACAGACAGTTAAGTTATATCTGAGATACTTTATTAACATATTATTAAGATCCATGATGAAAATAAGACTTGTTTCACAGGATCTCAGATTCagaactttaaatatttgaaaggtagTTGTTGTTGGAGAAAAATGGTATTGAGAAGAATATGTAGAAAGTTTACATCATCTCATTTTGATTACCCACTAACTTTTGGATactaaagcaaaattaaatatgctGTTGTACATTTCTGAGGGAGAACTATTTTAGTCTTAACCTtttattagaaacaatgaatggacaggaagataaaataaataagaaaattcccTGGAGTACATCAGAGCAAGTACTCAGATCCTAAGTactcaaaagcaaatatttaacaaaatttatcattGTTCTTACTTGTAATGAGGATAttttcaacaaacaaaacagaaacaaaagaataataaaggcaTTAATAGGAGATATAATGAAAAGGATAGTATTCAGTAGCTTTAGAGAGCCCATGGATTATCTTTCTatgtaaaataattcagattatgAATGCTTTTCTAAGTCTTTATATCATGTAAgatttgaattaaaagaaaatgttgagttCATGAAATGCTGTACACCCTTAGTTTGGTGAGGTATCAAAATGTGTACTTTATTATGttaacatttattcagcaaattttctgaggttttttttttttttttgcatgtgtaatGATGTGATTGGACATACTATAAAAGTTTTAATAATGTGCTTTTAAAGTCTCTACAAATGTACAAGTAAACAGTCCACAACTTACTAAAACCTAAAATTATGGTATTtcaggggcacccggctggcttagttggtagagcatgtgactcttgatctggggttgtaagttcgagccccacattgggtagagattaatttttaaaaaacttaaaaaaaaaattttttttaaaaattaaatcttagggaaataaaaataaataaaaccatggagTTTCAGAATTTGAGGACAGAACTAAAGGTCATCTAATTTAACTTCCAGACAGTAGAATAATTCTTTCTAGATCCTCTTTTACAGGTGTCATCCACTCTCTTCTTGATCACATCCAATGAGATTATGATACTTACTCAGCTCTCGCAGGCCAAGAGAGCTGAGTCAGTatcatttctttgttctattgTTTTAGTTGCTAGAAAGTTCTTAACAGTAAGGTATATCTataattttcacacattttccaagttttcacCCATCGAAAGAGGACCAAAGGTTTGAAGAAAGTTTCCAAGTGTGTCTTAATTGTTTTACTCCAGGTGAAATATCCAAGATCTTTCAGCAATAGATAATAAAGTGtacaattagaaaattattatctACTTCAATCAGGGCACTTTATTTCTGCAAATGGGAACAACATTAAGCACTATTACCTTCTTTAGCAGCTCTGACCacttgattgtttcttttcttttttttttaaggagatttatttatttgagagtgggagCAAgcttgggggtaggggaggggcagagggagaggaagagagagtcctaagcaaactctgcactgagcatggagccaggctTGTGATCTCAAGattctgagatcaccacctgaactgaaaccaagagtctgactgatgttcaactgactgtgcACCCCAGGTTCCCCCCCCACTTCAATTGTTTCaattgaacttttatttctccaaacaCTCCAAGTCTCTTGTAAACTGCTGTTAAGCCCGTGATCACTTTGTGTATATGCACATTCGTATAAAAATAATTGGCATGGATCTGTTCTATTCCCATACTCCATGAATTGGCTTGAAGTGAATGATAGAGAAATGAAGGCAAGTTGAGTGAAGAACAGAGAATCGACCATTGAATTcactcttcatttccttcattcctGTGATTTTCCTACTCTCATTTTGAGAATGAGCATTTGtcattctttatgttttctcCACAGTTAGGAAAGAACCTAGCACAGAGCCGTACTCAAATTTTGTTGCTGATGATGAACTTATCTGAGCTTTCATGTCAGACAATTCAATAGTGGAAGCAGGAATTAGGAATGTGCCACATGGCTACATGGCCACACAGGACATTAATTTATGGAACATACACGAGACTCACCACATGCCTAGAATTAGGTGGAATTTGCTtagtctctcctctccttccctcatctGTTCAGCAACTTCTTTTGTCAGGTGCAGAACTCTATAAGAGATTTTAGCTACATTATAGATTAAAATTTATAAGCTATTTATAGAACCTAAATACcctttgaaatgttattttggaaatatgaattttaaaaaaccgaCGTGCAAATGAACTAGTTGGTGGTATAAGTATTACTACATGTCACTTCCCTAAAGACTGTCTTGCTCAGTTTGCAGCTTACTGATACCTGTCttgatttttgttggtttttttgctGATGACTTTCTGGATTTTggcaatttttgaataaaaaagaaaaacaaaattcaaaattagttatatttagaaaattgctGCTAGTGACAGGTGgtaaacatttatgtttattatctatgtatctgaTCACTTCTTGGTATATTTCCAACTCCAAATATTATTGACAGattgtattagtcaggattcttcagagaaacagaaccaataggagatatatatgtataggtaGACAGATATtgtgatagatagatacagagatagatagagatatacaaagagagaggcttattataaggaattggctcatacaATTATGGAAGCTGACAAGTCCTGAGACCTGTGGGGTGAGTctacaagctggagacccagcagGGCCAATGGTGCAAGTTCTAGTCTGAGCCCAAAGACCTAAGAACCATGAGAAACAATAGTGCACCTTCAATTCAAGACTGGCAGTCTCAAGACAGGAAGAGCTGATGCTTCAATTGGAGTCTGAAGGCAAGAAAATACCAATGTCCCAGCTAGAAGGCAATAAGGCaggaagaatttctttttattcagagatggtcagtctttttgttctattcaggactTCAGCGATtgcatgaggcccacccacattaggaaGGACAATCTGTTTTACCTCatctattgatttaaatattaaactcggggcacttgggtggctcagtcactgagcatctgctcagatcatgatcccgggatcctggaatcgagttctgcatcaggctccctgcaggggggagcttctccctctgcctatgtctttgtctctctgtgagtctctcaggaataaaataaaatctttaaatatatatgtttatatactatATGTCAGCCAGAAATATCTTCACtgaaatattcagaacatttgATGAAATATTCAGGCATCCTTGGCTCCATCCAGTTAAGACATAAAATTTACCGTCATACAGAGCAAAACATTTGAaccaaaggattaaaaatgagcataagGAAAATTGAGGAGGGTTTATTCACTCacctgttcaacaaatatttaaatgtgtattaTGTGTTAAAAGCCAAAGGAGACATAGATAATTCTTCTTCTCATGGAGCaaagatacagattt containing:
- the LOC144284200 gene encoding transmembrane protein 229A-like gives rise to the protein MELTREGKSSPYALKNIKYTAPQPGPGPASGVWREALRLASGPGPGSALPGVPGPRAAGAARVTPGGGFSAPASPADAVPGGGRRGAAGLPRRDPAGLCAEGGAGGGPGEGGRGRAGGEHREAGKGVTARSPLQERAAEVAGRSGGGDGVRSGPRLHSSVGRAEGARARPAAPTRGSGCHRAAAGTELPALPRGPRRRSPAAPRTRRCGRGGAGGRGREAAASRPEPLSTAEAPAAGAALPAWSDSASTGRTGCPGRLARSPDLRRLGFSSPAAACCTRSPASPRRRSACRPRCPSASVFSSPASPSARVALQTPAARRCGSACAADRARRCGAAALGLRDCRTCWRSPAAQCSRSASCACGTGAARAAAPALAARAPAAPGAGGRLRPPRHRGRRGAPLGGCRTRSAFSSSERTAFGMRSSSLSWAGRRADQRPHVALVLLSVGQLQLRGGETLLPPALEPRLEHLEAVPVYVTFLYAWELCRGLGLRSCGACSWDYSHYPLNFMGLITLMYLPGWIFLSVYQDLLGVVPGSVHTNYLKEKKKSFESREPIRFIFTRLKRSGYFSLLIFIRFPKLF